In the Glycine max cultivar Williams 82 chromosome 19, Glycine_max_v4.0, whole genome shotgun sequence genome, TACTGTCGTTTTGCatataaatatttgcagcaaCCCATTAATTGCATGTAAGTACTTCTCCTATACATTTGATTGTATCAGACAATCGGTGATCGAAAGTTTCCCAAAAAATTCGTCATGGTGTTCATATTTCCAACTCTTCTGTCTATGAAACTCAAACCACTTTTGCTGCTTCATGTGATGTACTTTTGTTCATTTGCAATGGCTGCTTCTCCTATTTCTTCTGAGATTGCTTTAGAAGCAAATGCTTTGTTGAAGTGGAAAGCCAGCCTAGacaaccaaagtcaagcttctcTCTCTTCATGGATTGGCAATAATCCTTGCAATTGGCTTGGAATTACATGTGATGTGTCCAATTCTGTTTCCAACATAAATCTTACACGTGTTGGGTTAAGAGGTACGCTTCAAAGTCTTAATTTCTCATTACTTCCAAACATCCTCATACTGAATATAAGCTACAACTCCTTGTCTGGAAGTATTCCTCCTCAAATTGATGCCTTGTCCAATCTCAACACTCTTGACTTGTCCACTAATAAACTCTCTGGTAGCATTCCCAACACCATTGGTAATTTGTCCAAACTACAATATCTTAATCTTAGTGCCAATGGTCTATCTGGGTCTATTCCTAATGAAGTGGGAAATCTCAATTCTCTTCTCACATTCGATATATTTTCCAACAATCTCTCTGGACCAATTCCACCTTCATTAGGTAACTTACCCCATTTGCAATCCattcatatttttgaaaatcaaCTCTCTGGGTCCATTCCTTCCACTCTAGGAAATTTGTCCAAGCTCACTATGTTATCTTTATCATCAAACAAACTCACTGGGTCCATTCCTCCCTCTATTGGAAATTTAACAAATGCTAAAGTGATATGTTTTATTGGAAATGATCTTAGTGGTGAGATTCCAATAGAATTGGAGAAGCTTACTGGTTTGGAATGTTTGCAGCTAGctgataataattttataggCCAAATACCTCAAAATGTTTGCCTCGGTGGAAACTTGAAATACTTTACTGCGGGGAATAACAATTTCACTGGCCAAATTCCTGAGAGTTTGAGGAAGTGCTACAGCCTTAAAAGACTCAGGCTTCAGCAAAACCTTCTATCCGGGGATATCACAGATTTTTTTGATGTACTTCCAAACTTGAACTACATCGATTTgagtgaaaataattttcatggTCACATTTCACCTAAGTGGGGAAAGTTCCATAGCCTCACAAGCCTCATGATCTCCAACAATAATTTGTCAGGTGTTATTCCACCAGAACTAGGTGGAGCGTTCAACTTACGCGTACTTCACCTATCCTCAAACCATCTTACAGGAACCATTCCTCAAGAATTATGCAACATGACCTTCTTGTTTGATCTCTTGATCAGCAACAATAATCTTTCAGGAAATATCCCTATAGAAATATCATCGCTGCAAGAACTTAAATTTTTGGAGCTTGGCTCAAATGATTTGACTGACTCAATCCCGGGACAACTTGGAGATTTGCTCAATTTATTGTCCATGGATCTGAGCCAGAATAGATTTGAGGGAAATATTCCTTCAGATATTGGCAATCTGAAATATCTTACAAGTCTTGATCTCAGTGGAAATTTGCTGAGTGGAACAATACCACCCACGCTTGGAGGAATAAAAGGCTTAGAAAGATTGAATCTCTCACACAATAGTCTTTCAGGTGGTCTCTCTAGCTTGGATGATATGATAAGCTTGACATCTTTTGATATATCATACAATCAGTTTGAGGGTCCACTTCCAAACATTCTAGCCCTccaaaatacttcaattgaagcATTGAGAAATAATAAAGGCTTGTGTGGCAATGTCACTGGCTTGGAGCCTTGCACAACATCAACTGCGAAGAAATCTCATAGTCATATGACAAAGAAAGTCTTAATATCAGTTTTACCCCTTAGTTTGGTCATTCTAATGCTTGCATTATCTGTTTTCGGAGTCTGGTATCATTTACgccaaaattcaaagaaaaaacaagacCAGGCTACAGATTTACTATCTCCAAGGAGTCCAAACTTATTATTACCAACGTGGAGTTTGGGTGGCAAAATGATGTTCGAGAATATTATTGAAGCCACAGAATATTTTGACGACAAATATCTTATTGGGGTTGGAGGGCAAGGACGTGTTTACAAAGCCATGTTGCCTACAGGTGAAGTCGTAGCTGTGAAGAAACTCCATTCAATTCCAAATGGAGAAATGCTCAATCAGAAAGCTTTCACAAGTGAGATCCAAGCTTTGACAGAAATCCGACATCGTAACATTGTAAAGTTACATGGGTTTTGTTCACATTCACAATACTCATTTTTGGTGTGTGAGTTTCTGGAGATGGGCGACGTCAAGAAGATTTTGAAGGATGATGAACAAGCAATTGCGTTTGATTGGAATAAAAGGGTGGATGTTGTTAAGGGTGTAGCAAATGCTTTATGCTATATGCATCATGATTGCTCACCTCCAATCGTTCATCGTGATATATCAAGCAAGAATGTTCTTTTGGATTCCGATTATGTAGCTCATGTCTCAGACTTCGGAACAGCCAAGTTTCTTAATCCAGATTCATCCAATTGGACCTCCTTTGCAGGAACCTTTGGATATGCTGCTCCAGGTTAATTTCCTTTCTCTATACTATTTGAGTAAATCATGATATTTTAGTTTGTCTTCGTTAGccatttacaaatatatatacatcacaATTATCTTCATTTTGTCCTTGTCACTAGCTAGTCATATTTTGCATATAATAGCACTTTTAATTTGTTACAGAACTTGCATACACAATGGAAGCAAATGAGAAATGTGACGTGTATAGCTTTGGGGTCTTAGCATTGGAAATATTGTTTGGAGAGCACCCTGGTGATGTTACATCTTCTCTATTGCTATCATCTTCATCGATTGGTGCTACCTCAACACTAGATCATATGTCATTGATGGTTAAGTTGGATGAACGTCTCCCTCATCCAACTAGCCCTATTGACAAGGAGGTGATATCGATTGTGAAGATAGCAATTGCCTGCTTGACTGAAAGCCCGCGATCTCGCCCTACCATGGAGCAGGTTGCCAAGGAGCTTGCAATGTCTTCGAGGTCATCTTCAATGTCACCACGGACACACACACACCTGAAAGACTGAACATACTAAACATGCTCCAGTTCTACtgttctttttgtgttttcttgtattgtcactcactTTTCTTATACTAATCTTTTTCATGTCTTCAAAAATAAAACCTGTAAGCTTTACT is a window encoding:
- the LOC100809509 gene encoding MDIS1-interacting receptor like kinase 2 codes for the protein MVFIFPTLLSMKLKPLLLLHVMYFCSFAMAASPISSEIALEANALLKWKASLDNQSQASLSSWIGNNPCNWLGITCDVSNSVSNINLTRVGLRGTLQSLNFSLLPNILILNISYNSLSGSIPPQIDALSNLNTLDLSTNKLSGSIPNTIGNLSKLQYLNLSANGLSGSIPNEVGNLNSLLTFDIFSNNLSGPIPPSLGNLPHLQSIHIFENQLSGSIPSTLGNLSKLTMLSLSSNKLTGSIPPSIGNLTNAKVICFIGNDLSGEIPIELEKLTGLECLQLADNNFIGQIPQNVCLGGNLKYFTAGNNNFTGQIPESLRKCYSLKRLRLQQNLLSGDITDFFDVLPNLNYIDLSENNFHGHISPKWGKFHSLTSLMISNNNLSGVIPPELGGAFNLRVLHLSSNHLTGTIPQELCNMTFLFDLLISNNNLSGNIPIEISSLQELKFLELGSNDLTDSIPGQLGDLLNLLSMDLSQNRFEGNIPSDIGNLKYLTSLDLSGNLLSGTIPPTLGGIKGLERLNLSHNSLSGGLSSLDDMISLTSFDISYNQFEGPLPNILALQNTSIEALRNNKGLCGNVTGLEPCTTSTAKKSHSHMTKKVLISVLPLSLVILMLALSVFGVWYHLRQNSKKKQDQATDLLSPRSPNLLLPTWSLGGKMMFENIIEATEYFDDKYLIGVGGQGRVYKAMLPTGEVVAVKKLHSIPNGEMLNQKAFTSEIQALTEIRHRNIVKLHGFCSHSQYSFLVCEFLEMGDVKKILKDDEQAIAFDWNKRVDVVKGVANALCYMHHDCSPPIVHRDISSKNVLLDSDYVAHVSDFGTAKFLNPDSSNWTSFAGTFGYAAPELAYTMEANEKCDVYSFGVLALEILFGEHPGDVTSSLLLSSSSIGATSTLDHMSLMVKLDERLPHPTSPIDKEVISIVKIAIACLTESPRSRPTMEQVAKELAMSSRSSSMSPRTHTHLKD